A region of Saimiri boliviensis isolate mSaiBol1 chromosome 8, mSaiBol1.pri, whole genome shotgun sequence DNA encodes the following proteins:
- the CYP8B1 gene encoding 7-alpha-hydroxycholest-4-en-3-one 12-alpha-hydroxylase, which yields MVLWGPVLGALLVVIVVYLCLPGILRQRRPWEPPLDKGTVPWLGHAMAFRKNMFEFLKRMRTKHGDVFTVQLGGQYFTFVMDPLSFGPILKDARRKLDFVEYAKKLVLKVFGYRSVQGDNEMIHSASTKHLMGDGLKDLNEVMLDSLSFVMLKSKGRSLDASCWHEDSLFDFCYYILFTAGYLSLFGYTKDKEQDLLQAGRLFKEFRKFDLLFPRFVYSLLWPREWLEVGRLQRLFHKMLSVKHSQEKDGISNWLCNMLQFLREQGVPSAMQDKFNFMMLWASQGNTGPASFWTLLFLLKHQEAIQAVREEAIRVLGEARLETKQPFAFKLSALQHTPVLDSVVEETLRLRAAPTLLRMVHEDYTLKMASGQEYLIRHGDTLALFPYLSVHLDPDIHPEPTVFKYDRFLNPDGSRKVDFFKAGKKTHHYTMPWGSGVSICPGRFFALSEVKLFILLMVTHFDLELVDPDAPVPQVDPRRWGFGMMQPSHDVRFRHRLHPTA from the coding sequence ATGGTGCTCTGGGGTCCGGTGCTGGGAGCTCTGCTGGTGGTCATTGTAGTATACCTGTGCCTGCCAGGGATACTTCGACAACGCAGGCCCTGGGAACCCCCTCTGGACAAGGGCACCGTGCCCTGGCTTGGCCATGCCATGGCTTTCCGGAAGAATATGTTTGAATTTCTGAAGCGCATGAGGACCAAGCATGGAGATGTGTTCACAGTGCAGCTAGGGGGCCAGTACTTCACCTTCGTCATGGACCCCCTCTCTTTTGGCCCCATCCTCAAGGATGCACGGAGAAAACTAGACTTTGTTGAATATGCAAAAAAACTGGTGCTGAAGGTATTTGGATACCGTTCAGTGCAAGGGGACAACGAGATGATACACTCAGCCAGTACCAAGCATCTGATGGGGGATGGCTTGAAGGATCTTAATGAGGTCATGCTGGACAGCCTGTCCTTTGTAATGCTGAAGTCCAAAGGCCGGAGTCTGGATGCCAGTTGCTGGCATGAGGACAGCCTCTTTGACTTCTGCTATTACATCTTGTTCACAGCTGGCTACCTGAGCTTGTTCGGCTACACGAAGGACAAGGAGCAGGACCTGCTACAGGCAGGAAGGTTATTCAAGGAGTTCCGAAAGTTTGACCTTCTTTTCCCCAGGTTTGTCTACTCCCTGCTGTGGCCTCGGGAGTGGCTAGAAGTGGGCCGACTCCAGCGTCTCTTTCACAAGATGCTCTCTGTGAAACACAGCCAGGAGAAGGATGGCATCAGCAACTGGCTGTGCAACATGCTTCAGTTTCTGAGGGAGCAGGGAGTCCCCTCAGCTATGCAGGACAAGTTCAACTTCATGATGCTCTGGGCCTCCCAGGGAAACACAGGGCCTGCCTCTTTCTGGACCCTCTTGTTCCTCCTGAAACACCAAGAAGCCATTCAGGCTGTGAGGGAGGAAGCCATCCGGGTCCTGGGTGAGGCCAGGCTGGAGACCAAGCAGCCCTTTGCCTTCAAACTCAGTGCCCTGCAACACACCCCAGTCCTGGACAGTGTGGTGGAGGAGACGCTCCGGCTGAGGGCTGCACCCACCCTCCTCAGGATGGTTCATGAAGACTATACCCTGAAGATGGCCAGTGGGCAGGAATATCTGATCCGCCATGGAGATACCCTGGCCCTCTTTCCCTACCTCTCCGTGCACTTGGACCCTGACATCCACCCTGAGCCCACTGTCTTCAAGTACGATCGCTTCCTCAACCCTGATGGCAGCCGGAAGGTGGACTTCTTCAAGGCAGGCAAGAAGACCCACCACTACACCATGCCCTGGGGTTCGGGCGTTTCCATCTGCCCTGGGAGGTTCTTCGCACTCAGTGAGGTGAAGCTCTTTATCCTGCTTATGGTCACACACTTTGACTTAGAGTTGGTGGACCCTGATGCACCAGTGCCCCAGGTGGACCCGAGGCGCTGGGGTTTTGGCATGATGCAGCCCAGCCATGATGTGCGCTTCCGCCACCGCCTGCATCCCACAGCGTGA